In the genome of Enterococcus sp. DIV2402, the window AGCTAATTGCTCGGTTGTCACTTGTACTTCTTCCCAAGATTCCTCTTGAACCATTGTCTTTAGTTGCACCAACTTATTGATATATGCTCCTAGCGAATGCTCTTGTTGATTCATTGCCACAATAGCTTGTTCCAGAGCAATTAGCTCTTTTTTAGCTTCAGTTGAATCCTCCAACAATAAGGCAATTGATGCTTGTCCAACTTTTAAATCAATTTGTTGAGCGACAGTGGTATTTTTCTTTTTGGCTGCTTGCTTTTCCATAGTCCACCACTTTTTTACTTCCTGGTACGTTTGCTCGGCTTTATCAAAATCAGCTTGATCCACCCAAGACAGCGTTTCTTCAATACTCGCTGTCGGTTGAGCAATATCGAACGCTATTTCGTCAGCACGATGATTTGTCGTAGTCAAAAAAGCAAAAAACAAACTCACACTAAGGAAAATTTGCACAAGCATTCTTCTCTTGTCCACGATGATTTTCTAACCTCCTATCCACCTAATTGAGAATCATTCTCATGATAATCCTTTAACATTTTATTTGTCAACACTTTTTAATCGTTGACATCAAAGTATTTTAGGATTAAAATTTCATTAGTTGAGAATGATACTCATTTAGAAAGAAGGAAATTATCATGGCATTAGGACCAGGAAGTATTGCATTGATTGTCACTGCAGGTTTAATTGTTTTTGGGCCAAAAAAACTACCTGACTTAGGTCGTTCAGTTGGTGAAACATTACGTGAATTTAAAAAGGCAACTTCTGGCATGTTGAGTGACGAGGAAAAAATAGCGTCCAAACAAACATATCAATTGAAGCGAAATTCTACGAAAAAAACAGCCCACTATGTTGTAAAAAAATCAGAGAATCATGATTTAAAACAATGACCATTCTTGAACATCTCGCAGAATTACGGGGACGATTGATTCAAGTTGCTTGTTTCTTTTTTATCGGATTTTTTGGAGCTTTTTTCTTTATCAATCCAACTCTCGTTCATTATTTAAAAGCACAAATTCCCTTTTCTTTAACGTTATATACGCTACGAATTACAGAAGGGTTAGAATTATCTTTTGAATTGGCGGCTCTTTTAAGCACGATGTTCATTTTTCCCATTATTTTATGGAATATTTGGGCCTATATAAAACCTGGCTTATATCCTGAGGAACAACAGCTTGGCAAAAAATATTTTCCCTATATTTTGTTTCTATTCATCATCGGAATTGTATTTGGATATTTCGTAGTTTTTCCTGTTACAGTTGAAGCAATGTTACATTTTTCAATTAATCTAGGACTTACACCACTGATTACCTTAAAAGATTATGTCTTACTACTAGTGAAACTAGTATTTTCATTTGGTGTCTTGTTTCAGTTACCAGTTTTATTAGTATTGCTAGCAAAAACGGGACTAATCACCTCCCTATTTATGAAGAAAAAGCGAAAATATGCCTATTTTATTATTTTAGTCATCGCAGGTATTTTAGCACCACCAGAATTGACTTCTCACCTCGCAATGACCTTACCACTCATTGGCCTATATGAATTGAGTGGCATTCTTGTACAAAAAATGGAAAAAGACTCGTAGTTTCGTGAATGAAACTACGAGTCTTTTATTTATGCATTTTCCGATGCTCCTGATACTGCGTCAACGTCACCATCTTGATGATCATTAACCGTAGCGCTTGTTGCAGCATCTACATCACCAACTAATTTTTGACCCGTTTGTTGTAAATACCAATCAATCGTTGGTTTTAAATCCCAAATATATTCATTGATACCAACATAATTCCCTTCGTCATCATGAATTGCTTGGTAATTGTGGACCACATATTTATCTGGACCATGTGTTGGTACATGAACTTTTACGCAATCTTGTGCGCCTGAACGTAGTTGTTGGATGACCCATTCCACACCTTTATAAACACGTTCTGGATGGCACTTAGCTAACGGGTTACCAACTTGGCCTGGCGTACGAGACGCCAGCATATCTTCTGCTTCTTTTGTATAATTGTAATATAAGAATTGATTATTATTGTCGGCATAAGTCAATTCCATCGGCATAGAGGAAAGGAAATAATTTAATTGATCTACAGTTAATAAGCCACGATTCAATTTCACATACTCGCTACCTTCTGCGGGTTGAACAATTTCTGATGCTTGTTCTAGCCAATCATCAGCATACATATCGACACCTTCAACCGTCGTATCAACGGTGCCTGTAGCGAATAAATCTTCTGGTTCTGCCACTGGTGCTCCTTGTACTACTGTTACAACATTAATAAATTGAATGAATTTTTCTAACGTTGTTTGTAAAAAATCAACGGTACGTTTTTCTTTTAACTCACCTTTTTCATCAAAAGCTTCTTTAACTTTGCCTAATAAAAATTCATTTCCTGGCATCACCATTGCATTCACACCCGGTGCATCCAAAATTTGGCGTAAATGAAGCTGCGCACGAGAGGAGCCTTGATCGTAATAGGAAGCTCCTACAATCATCACAGGTTTATTTTCTAGTGGATGAATTTTGAATGATAACCACTCTAAAACACTCTTCAACGCTGCTGGAATAGTATGATTATGTTCTGGTGTCGCGATAATAACGCCATCTGCTTGCAAAATTTTATTACTTAGTTTTTGAATTGGGGCACTATTGGTTTGATCGTCACTTTGGTTAAATAATGGGATATCTTTAATTTCTAATACTTCTAATTCAAATAGATTCCCAAAATGTTTTTTGATATACGTTAATAACTTTCGATTATACGATAATTCCGCATTTGATCCGACAATACCTACTAATTTCATATTGATTCACTCCTTTATACTTCTTCCCAAGAAAAGTTTTCTGCTGCTTTTTTGTTCATCTCATGTGCATGGGTTAATTGCTTCATAATTTCGACAAAAACTAAGAAATCAGTAAATAATCCTTCTAATTGCTCAATTTGTTCAGGATTTTTCAATTTGTTTTCATCGTCAAATGCTTGCAAAGAATGGCTTAACAAAAATTCTGAACTTGGCATGATACGTGCCTTTAATTCTGGAGCATCTAAAATTTGACGTAAGTGCATTTGAGCGCGTGAAGAACCTAATGTACCATATGAAGCACCTGTGATCATGACAGGTTTATCGACAAACGGATAAATTCCATACGACAGCCAACTTAATGCATTCATCAAAGATGCAGGTACTGCATGATCGTATTCAGGTGTACTGATAATTACGCCATCCGCCGCTTCAATTTTATCTGCTAATTGTTGCACGGTTTCAGGAACCTGAATTTCTGCTGGTTTATTAAAAATTGGAATGTCTTTAATCTCGACAATTTCAATTTCTGCTTTATCAGCAAAATGTTTCTGCATAAAATGTAATAACTGACGATTTGTTGAATGTTCTGAGTTTGTGCCAACGAGGCCAATAAGTTTAACCATGTAATAACTTCCTTCCTTTTTTATAAATATTTTTCAATCCCGTTTGAATACAGGATGTGTTGATTTTTAGTAATAATGATGCCATCTATAGTGGGTAATTGATTTAGTTCACTCAAAATGTCTGCTGCTGTTTTTCCGAATAAACGTGTTGTCCAAATTTCACCATCCAAGGAAATCTTAGAGACAATTGTCAAACTCACCACATCCGTTTCAGCAGGATAACCTGTTTTGGGATCTAAAATATGATGATATGTTTTGCCATCTTGCTCTAATTGCCGTTCATAGATTCCTGAAGTCACAATCGAACAATCTTTCACTTTTAAAGTCAGTGCATATTGATTTCGTGCTGCAAAAGGGTTTTGTACGCCAATTTTAAAATAGCCTGCTCTTCTCGTTGGACAAGTACCAAAAACGACTAAATTTCCCCCAAGATTGATAATTCCTGATTGTGCACCTTGTTCTTTAAAATATTGAACCAATAAATCAGCAAAATAACCTTTTGCTAAAGCCCCTAAGTCAATCGCCATCCCTTTTTCTGTTAAATAAACTGTTTGATGTTCTTCATCAAGCTGAATATGATGCGGATTGGTTTTTCGTAACAAAGCTTGAATATCATTAGTTGTTGGGATATGTGCATCATCAAAACCGATGCGCCAGCTTTGCACTAAAGGACCAATCGCAATATTTAAGCGGCTACTGGAGGCACAGCTATGATGCGTACCAACTTTGATTAATTCATATAATTGTGGATGAACTTTTACAGGTTCAATACCTGCACATTGATTCACAAATGTTAGTTCAGAAGCCATGGAATTCGCACTAAAGCGTTCTTCATAAATTTTTAGTCGTTGATCAGCCTCTTCTAAAAGTGGTTCTGGGTTTGCGTGATTGATTGTTAATTGAATAATCGTTCCCATGCGCCGAATGATTTTCGTTTTCTGCATGTTTTCGCCTCCTTCAATCTAGCCTTGTTTCACTTGTTCTTCAAGGAGTGCAAGTTCATTTAAAGCAATTTGATTCCGATTGATTTTGGAATAGGCGCGTGCATCGTAAATTAATTCAAGAATGATGGCTTGCTCTTCACTTGTCACAATAGCATTTTTAGCTAATTGAACAGCAGCTCTGGCTAAATAATAAGTTACGTGATTATCTGAACAAATAGTTACAGCATAGTGTAATAACGCATTACTTAACTCTAACTCTTGAATGTGTGCATAAAATACCCCACTTTGAAAAACAATGTGTAAAACACGCCAAGTATCTTCCATATCTTTAATTGGGTATTGATAAATTTGTTCTAAAACCTTGTTGAAATAAAATTCAGCTTTTTCCTCTTGCTCTTCTCTCAAATAAATCATCCCAATTCCGGTATAAGCTAATAAACGAAAAATAGGTTGGCTTTCTGTTAATAAAATTTGGTCAAAGACAAACATAATATCCATGACTGGTTCATTTTGAAAAAACATGATAAAACCTTTTAAATAATAATAGCGTAAAACGGCATTGGCTTCTTCGGCTTCAATCAATGTAATACTTGCTAACAAATCAGCAGCTTGCTGATATTCACTCGTAATTAAGAAAAATTCTGCTTGATTCATTTTTTCTGTAATTTCTGAATTAGGAATTTCAACTTTCGGAAATAACTCACCTAAGGATAGGTTCAATCGCTTGCATAATTTTAATAAAATTTTCAATGTCGGTATTTGTCCATTATTCTCAAAACGACTTAAAGTTGCTTGGGTACAAATACCATCTGCTAATTCACTTTGAGAAATCCCTAATGCTTTTCTAGCTTCAACAAAACGTTCAATATTCATTGCCTCACCTCTTTAAGAAAACATAAGATTGATAATATTTTCACATTACATCACAAATTCTACTATTCACAAACTTATTTGTCAACGTTCTCATATAATTTTTTATATAAAAAACAATTACTATAAAGTAAAAAGTGTAAAAAAACATTATGTATCAACAAAAATCTATTATTTAATATAATTTATTATATAAAAAACGAATAATGATTTTATTCTCATTACTCGTTTAATCGATGGTATCCAAATAAATTGTGAAAATAATTTCATTTTCTTCACTTTCTACATGAATGGTTCCTCCATGTAGTTCAACCATTTCTTTCGTAATTGGTAAACCTAGTCCTGTTCCCCCAGTTGTTGTTTGTCTTGCAGTATCAATGCGATAAAAAGGTTCAAAAATACGTGTCAGCTTTTCTTTAGGGATAGTTTTCCCACGATTCGTTAATTGAATACTGATTTTCTCAT includes:
- the tatC gene encoding twin-arginine translocase subunit TatC: MTILEHLAELRGRLIQVACFFFIGFFGAFFFINPTLVHYLKAQIPFSLTLYTLRITEGLELSFELAALLSTMFIFPIILWNIWAYIKPGLYPEEQQLGKKYFPYILFLFIIGIVFGYFVVFPVTVEAMLHFSINLGLTPLITLKDYVLLLVKLVFSFGVLFQLPVLLVLLAKTGLITSLFMKKKRKYAYFIILVIAGILAPPELTSHLAMTLPLIGLYELSGILVQKMEKDS
- a CDS encoding NAD(P)H-dependent oxidoreductase — translated: MKLVGIVGSNAELSYNRKLLTYIKKHFGNLFELEVLEIKDIPLFNQSDDQTNSAPIQKLSNKILQADGVIIATPEHNHTIPAALKSVLEWLSFKIHPLENKPVMIVGASYYDQGSSRAQLHLRQILDAPGVNAMVMPGNEFLLGKVKEAFDEKGELKEKRTVDFLQTTLEKFIQFINVVTVVQGAPVAEPEDLFATGTVDTTVEGVDMYADDWLEQASEIVQPAEGSEYVKLNRGLLTVDQLNYFLSSMPMELTYADNNNQFLYYNYTKEAEDMLASRTPGQVGNPLAKCHPERVYKGVEWVIQQLRSGAQDCVKVHVPTHGPDKYVVHNYQAIHDDEGNYVGINEYIWDLKPTIDWYLQQTGQKLVGDVDAATSATVNDHQDGDVDAVSGASENA
- a CDS encoding NADPH-dependent FMN reductase, translated to MVKLIGLVGTNSEHSTNRQLLHFMQKHFADKAEIEIVEIKDIPIFNKPAEIQVPETVQQLADKIEAADGVIISTPEYDHAVPASLMNALSWLSYGIYPFVDKPVMITGASYGTLGSSRAQMHLRQILDAPELKARIMPSSEFLLSHSLQAFDDENKLKNPEQIEQLEGLFTDFLVFVEIMKQLTHAHEMNKKAAENFSWEEV
- a CDS encoding FAD:protein FMN transferase; amino-acid sequence: MQKTKIIRRMGTIIQLTINHANPEPLLEEADQRLKIYEERFSANSMASELTFVNQCAGIEPVKVHPQLYELIKVGTHHSCASSSRLNIAIGPLVQSWRIGFDDAHIPTTNDIQALLRKTNPHHIQLDEEHQTVYLTEKGMAIDLGALAKGYFADLLVQYFKEQGAQSGIINLGGNLVVFGTCPTRRAGYFKIGVQNPFAARNQYALTLKVKDCSIVTSGIYERQLEQDGKTYHHILDPKTGYPAETDVVSLTIVSKISLDGEIWTTRLFGKTAADILSELNQLPTIDGIIITKNQHILYSNGIEKYL
- a CDS encoding helix-turn-helix domain-containing protein; protein product: MNIERFVEARKALGISQSELADGICTQATLSRFENNGQIPTLKILLKLCKRLNLSLGELFPKVEIPNSEITEKMNQAEFFLITSEYQQAADLLASITLIEAEEANAVLRYYYLKGFIMFFQNEPVMDIMFVFDQILLTESQPIFRLLAYTGIGMIYLREEQEEKAEFYFNKVLEQIYQYPIKDMEDTWRVLHIVFQSGVFYAHIQELELSNALLHYAVTICSDNHVTYYLARAAVQLAKNAIVTSEEQAIILELIYDARAYSKINRNQIALNELALLEEQVKQG